A stretch of DNA from Arachis hypogaea cultivar Tifrunner chromosome 19, arahy.Tifrunner.gnm2.J5K5, whole genome shotgun sequence:
AATATCCGGTTTGTTGGTCGGCATCAAGCAAATCATACCAGATCAAGAACTTCCAGCCCTTAAGATAAAAATGAAGGTTTGTTATTCTAAACCTGTTCCTTTGGTTATAATGCATTGCTTTCCAGCAACATCAGTTTTATGTAAATGCCCCACTTCCATTTCTATTCAGTGGTTGCCGTCTATCAATGTATTGTGTTCTATTGCTACGAGCTTCTTCACGCTGGAGGCAATGTCATATCTTCCAGCTATAATATTTGGCACATACATGAGCTGGATTTACCTTAGATACTGGCAGAGGAAATCAGAAACAAAGTATAGGGGTGACCCAAGCGAGGATTTTGCATTCTCTACATTTTTCCCCGAGATTTTAAGGTAAATTAGAGTTATATTTTGACCATCATATATGATAAATTATAAGTTCCTTAGTCTTAGTCTCAGCAACCTCTGATCATCTATATCTTTTGCTTCCTTGTAGGCCAGTTATAGACCCTATTGCATCAATATTTCATCGAATGCTATGTGGAAGATCCAGTGCATCTAATGATGCTCAAGGCTACTCCCTAGGAGCTGAACCTTTGCCGGGTTCTGACTCCATTGAGGCAACTAGGAGACGGTAATCTCACAATGCTTTGATTTAGTTCAAATTTTCTTAGTTGTGTATAAGAAAAAAGGACAAACAAATGCACAAGATTCTCACTTAGTGAATTTCTGAGGAGGGTAGATGTACACAGCTTTACCCTTGTAAGCACAGATGCTTACAGGATCTGCCTTTAAATTCTGGCTGTAATGTATTGCTTGCTAGTAAAATTATTCAAgctagaagagaagagaaaaagctgTGAGAAGCACTGTTTATTTGTTTTAGACTTTTAGTCAATTTCAGAAGTTAATTGCAGTCATTAGTGTAGTAACTAAACTAGGTGAAAAATCTCATAACTGCGAGTGTTGTTGTTTCTTGTAGGGAAAGAGGCGCAAGAGCACTGGAAGAAAGGTTGGCTGCTGCAAAGAGTGCAGGAGAGTTGCCAACAGATGCTGCACAAAATGTATGAATTGTTAGCTATTTTTGTAAATTCTGAATAGTTCGGCGAAATGAAGCTATCGAAATTGTTAATGTTCCAGAGCTGTTAAAGTAATGAAAAACATTTTTGTGATTTCGTCCGTGTCCTTGAGCAAGATTCTTAATGTGCATTTTTGGCTTGGACTGATATTTTCATGAAACTTTAAAGTTTCTCTTTGTTGTGCATTTTccaaattaaatatgtaaaaaagtGGTGTATTTATTTCCTCACATAAAGAATTCAAAAGTAACTTGATTATTCAACTGCTTGAAAGGTTTGAATCTCGTTAGTTATCAATCCAATGTTTTATTGTTTTGAAGAATGGTTGTTCGGAAACTATGAAATATAAAATGTGGCGCCAAAGTTGTATACTTTATCCCAAGCAAGAGTTGCTACATATCCACAATTTGAGATATATTCATAGTATGAAATATTAGTAACTTGATTTTAACTTTGCAAATTAGTTATTAGTGAAATATAAGTCACAAAATTGGCGGAGACCCCCAACAAATATTAAAGAGAATTATGTTAGAGCCTTAAAGGCAAGAATTTATTGGCAAAGCTTTTCCTTTTTAAAGTTTGTCTattgaaagattaaaagaaacaATATAAAGAGTTATCTTTGTCATAATTGATTAATAAGAATTTAAGACCTATATGAAAACTTACTAATCAATATAtattaaaggtttaattactctgttggtctttataattttattgaattatcaattaaatttctatattttttttttcttttcaattgggtctctataccatattagattttgtaattaaatctctgccgttaaaaaaatattaaaattcacaAAATATTCTGTTAAGCAAAATAAATATGCCTAATACTTGAATAAATATTCTATTTTGTATTAATTCTAATGTTTTTGTGACGGCagaaacttaattataaaatctaatatggtacaaggactcaattgaaaagaaaaaagtataaaaactgaattaaaaactcgataaaactataaagaccagcagagtaattaaaccgaTATTCAAACATGAGGTTAATTGTTCTACGACCACCCAAAAAAGAGAATATTACATTTAAGAAAATATAATTCCAAGGTGCCATTGTATGTATCATTCCACTTTGGTCATTAAATTTTTACATCTATTATACAGAAAATCATCAAATCACAAAATCATCAAATCACATTCATAGGACACCCGAACTTCCATAGTTTCAGGATACaatatcaaagcaaattgaaaaaataaaatgccAAATTTATCGGCTTCATAGTTTTTCTTCAAGCTATGAATCTGTATGTATCAGTCATCTTTCAAGTGCTTCTCCAGCAAAATATTGTTTGTGAATCATTCTCCTGCAATCTGCATAAAACATATCCAATTGGCCCCAATTACAAATGCATTCAACAAAACTCAACATATACTCTAATAAAGCATAACTTAGGAGCAACAATAATAACAAACAATTAAAAGTTTAATGTTGGGAGTTTAAATTGTGTTCAACCTTCCTTATCATTCCAAAGTGCTGCAGCATAGTTGTTTAGAGGACTCTCCAGGTTAGGTTCTGTCATTCAAAAGTTAACTGCTCAGCCAAGCAACAAATTTCAATGTGAATGCAAAACTTGAATAGGGAGAATAACAGACCTTCCAACAGACTTTGAATTGATAGAAGAATAGTTCTGCAATCATAAGCTGAAGACCACTTGTCCTACAGAAGAGAAAAAATATAACATTCATTAGCTGAGAGATTGAGATTGGTTCGAAACATTAAACGATCTTTGTATGGAGATGCAACAAAAGCTGAcattttttttcctctttatATATATGCAGCATGTATCCAGGCATCCATAATAAAAAAATGGTAGATCCAAATCCTTGGAGCCAAATCTGGATCTTCAAGTTAATGAATACCTGAAGGATATCAAGACAAATGTTGCCAAAGTGGTCAACATTTGGATGAAAGCACATCGACTCGAACTTCACTTGAGGCGGCTTAAAAGGATATTCCAGGGGAAAACGTAGGGAGAGTTTATAAGATAAACCCTCGTATAGAGTTCCTTTTCCACCTTCAATTGTGCCAATCCATGTAAAAATGCTCTCACCATCAGGAAAAGCAGATACTCCGAGATCACCTCCACTCATCTGCAAGTAAAAATAACCATCAACATTATAGTGCTTGTGAGACGATGATAACAAATTAAGTGAGTATAAGACGATGGCAAGCATAACAGGTTGGTTTCTTAAAAAGATCCAAGGATATCCAGCAGCATATTTTACACAATTTCCCACCCTATTATAGATGCTGATTTAAAAAGCTAAACACAATTTCAAACAATCAATTACATCTATAGCACTATGCCACTATCAATATTCAATAGCATTAAGATTGAATTACAGAAGTTAGCTATTGTTTCCACGGGAATATGTATAGGCTTTTGAAGCATATTCTAAGAAACTGAGAATAGCTGACAACAGCATATTTTACATTACTTCCCACCTTAGTAGGTTGAtttataaaaggaaaaataatacaCAGAATTTTAACAAGTCAGAATATAGCACTAAAACCtgattatttttttcattgtatGGATCAACACTTATTGAATGAAAACAGGATGTGGATAAATAGAATGAACACCAAAAATCATGAATATGTAAATACCTGAAAGTCACTATACTTTTTTTGTtcttaaagttttcaaaaaaggGAAAGGGTACTGATATAGGAAGCTAACAatcaccccccccccccctttttttttttccttttttttttgttttgctgCAACTGTCACATGTTTTACTCAACAATGGCATGTATCACCCTAAGTCCTAATATATTTCACAACCAAATTAAGCATTCTTGTAGCCCTATACTGCACCTGCAGTCACATGCACCATAAGTTTATACTAGCAACTGGAGAATCAACACAAATTGCATATGGATCAATTCTATAACCGATTCCTTCTTCTGATTAATATTTAAAgtgggaaaagaaagaaagaaagaaagaaagaaagaaagaaaagaccaATCCCCAATAAATAAATCAAGCAAAATGAGATATACCATGAGAGCCATTAATTCCTTCTGGAGTCTGcaaaaatcaaaacaaacaaaaaccattaaaattcaaaaacaatacatatgaaaaacactAAATATAGAAACTATATATATTAAGTACGAGTATAATATTCATGCGTCAATTTCATACGTGAATAGTTAAAACtccaaacaaaatttaaatccgAATCCACTTTCCATAAAGAAGACATTCAAAAGCACCACCAAATTacagtttcttttcttttcctttttccaatTTGATTAGGAAAAAGTACAAATCTTCAAAGATTTCTCGTCTTTTCCAGAGAATCAAACAGTAATAAGACTTAAGAAAGAGAGGACAAAGAACTCATCAACTGATTCTAATAAACCTTTGCGACACGGAGGTGGTATCAACGGGTTGAGGAGAACCGAGAGGCTTCTTTGACGGTGGCACGGCGGAACTCGGACGATGGCGATTCGGCGGCGGCGAAGCGGCGGACGGGTTCTCGGCGGCGGAGTTGGACCGCACCTCCATGGATTCTGGCGGCGGCGATGACGGAGTCCGAATAGGAGTGGGGAAAAGATTAACGGCTGAGATTTAATCAACGGAGgcagaacaaaaagaaaaaaaaaaagaaaaagagagaaaatttttcttttttctcttctgaaTGAAACaataatttggtttgtggttgTTGGTTACAGCTTACAACTGCTAGTGTTCCACTGTGTTTAAACCTAATTTATATGTAACTACCCTAATTTAATTTGGATTACTATTTCTTAATTTCTTTGTTGCATTAAATAATGATTAATATTCTGAAATGATTGAAAGGAATCCAACTAGAGAAGTGATAAACTGATAATCATGCAATGATCCAAAAGCATACACGTAAAAAGGAAGGGATAATGGAGTTATAAAATGCTTTCATTATTATAAAGttttacaattatatttaattatagtgtattttttgtttcttattaggTTGAGACTACTCCTGTGTATCTCTTTTATTCTATATAAGTGTCGTTAAACATCATGATCGAAACTTTTTATTActcatcaaaaaataaaaaaatcaagttCATCTAATAATATAAACTTTCATTATTGTGTTCAAATTTTTATACACGGACGTGGAAGATAACTCACATTAATGACTTAAATTTAAAGTGGCCTTTGAACTTGCAATCAAATTTCATAGTTGTTCTTAAATTTGTaatgattttaatattatttttgaatttaacaaAAGTAATTCACAATCGTCCTTAAAACATTTTTTAAGAATATTCTTTAACGGTATGATGACGTGAATAAAGAGATGCCACAATAAACAGGTAATAGCTATATATAATGtggttattatcattatttaattcaatttagtCTCTGAGATGGTTAATAGTTGTGTCCACCATTAGAAgtcattctctttctttttcactgttctccttcttcttttctgtCATATCTCCTTCAACCAAAGCAGCATAATCAAATAGGATGAACTCAAATGACACCCATGCAAATCCAATTTAACATCCGATGAATTCCACATCATTACCTCCTCCAAAATCACACAAGAATTCAGTAACTCCTTAAGTCCAGAAACCATTTTTCCTGTCGATTACCTCCTGAATGAGTTGCCATTGTCGATTGAGGAGTTGAATGAGATGCCTGAGCTTCTCATCTTCTTAAGCTAGGAAACCATTTTCATGTGCTTACCATGAGTGCTAAAAGTTGAAAGAACCATATTGGCGCAATCAGTGTCAATCTCAAAGCCATCTCTCTTCATTTGATCTGCAACTCTCTGCAAATCATGGAACAACTCCAACCTCCCATAACTATACATAACGGATTTCAACTCAAAAGTTGAAAGGTCAATCCCTCCACCATTGCCTCTCAAATCCTCAACCAAATCCTCGGCTTCACGAGACTTATCTATTGCACACAAAGACCAAGTAATTTATAGTAGAAAAGAGCAAGCTCTCTATTTCGAGATTCGAGCTTGGAAGTGGCCTCAAAGACCAGAATTTCAACTTCCTTAGAACGACCCAATTAATTAAAAAGCACTGCAAGATCAGAAATAATGGCAGAATTTCAAGTGAACCAGGGAGTTTGGGCGATACATGAATAAAACTGCGAAATTTAGGGGAAttagaaaatgaaaaaagaagaaaagagtttAGAGTTTACGGCACTTACAGAGAGAGCGAGAGAAGAGAGGTGAGATAAGGAGGAGGAAGGAGATAGAAGA
This window harbors:
- the LOC112775504 gene encoding rhomboid-like protein 19, yielding MPLSGFHGVISGLLVGIKQIIPDQELPALKIKMKWLPSINVLCSIATSFFTLEAMSYLPAIIFGTYMSWIYLRYWQRKSETKYRGDPSEDFAFSTFFPEILRPVIDPIASIFHRMLCGRSSASNDAQGYSLGAEPLPGSDSIEATRRRERGARALEERLAAAKSAGELPTDAAQNV
- the LOC112777449 gene encoding uncharacterized protein, which produces MEVRSNSAAENPSAASPPPNRHRPSSAVPPSKKPLGSPQPVDTTSVSQRLQKELMALMMSGGDLGVSAFPDGESIFTWIGTIEGGKGTLYEGLSYKLSLRFPLEYPFKPPQVKFESMCFHPNVDHFGNICLDILQDKWSSAYDCRTILLSIQSLLEEPNLESPLNNYAAALWNDKEDCRRMIHKQYFAGEALER